A genomic stretch from Etheostoma cragini isolate CJK2018 chromosome 8, CSU_Ecrag_1.0, whole genome shotgun sequence includes:
- the LOC117949462 gene encoding troponin I, slow skeletal muscle-like, with amino-acid sequence MSEGPKKPKYSATRRLHLKSKLLKRAASLLVAESEEKKQEKVRVVNESYPPLKLSGLSVEELQNLCKDLHHKIDVVDEVRYDMEVKAVKNDTEIQMLSQKIAGLKGAKRPNLKRVKKTTDDMLGACSDSSKLMKADFKANLKTVKKEEEKKEEVTDWRKNVEAMSGMEGRKKLFNAGK; translated from the exons ATGTCTGAGGG ACCG aaaaagccaaaatattcAGCAACACGCCGGCTGCATTTAAAG TCCAAACTGTTGAAGAGAGCAGCTTCTTTGCTGGTGGCTGAAAGTGAAGAGAAGAAACAGGAGAAAGTGAGAGTTGTGAATGAGAGCTACCCTCcactaaagctgtcaggtctGTCAGTCGAGGAGCTCCAG AATCTTTGCAAAGACCTACATCATAAGATTGATGTTGTAGATGAAGTTCGTTATGATATGGAGGTTAAGGCAGTCAAAAATGACACAGAG ATCCAGATGCTGTCTCAGAAGATTGCGGGGCTGAAGGGGGCAAAGAGGCCAAACCTAAAGAGGGTGAAGAAAACTACAGATGACATGCTGGGTGCATGCTCCGACAGCTCCAAACTCATGAAGGCGGACTTTAAGGCCAATCTTAAGACAgtgaagaaagaggaagaaaag aaGGAAGAAGTGACTGACTGGCGTAAGAACGTAGAGGCCATGTCTGGTATGGAGGGCAGGAAGAAGCTGTTTAATGCAGGAAAATAA
- the LOC117949458 gene encoding troponin I, slow skeletal muscle-like isoform X1 codes for MLPYRSLHDSGPVNKRQKPIMSEGQKKSKISASRRLALKTKLLKTAAVMLEKEKEEKKLEREATLGERVPLLQLSGLSVQDLQALCKDLHHKIDVVDEERYDIDAKVTKNYKEIENLSQKIFELKGKMKRPSLKRVKISADAMLGALLGARVKESVDFKANLKTVKKEEEKKEEVTDWRKNVEAMSGMEGRKKLFNAGQ; via the exons ATGTTGCCATACCGAAGTCTACATGACTCTGGCCCAGTCAACAAGAG ACAAAAACCAATCATGTCTGAAGG ACAG aaaaagtcaaagaTCTCTGCATCTCGCAGACTGGCTCTCAAG ACCAAGCTACTGAAAACTGCAGCTGTGATGttagagaaggagaaggaggaaaagaagttGGAGAGAGAAGCCACTTTGGGTGAGAGAGTCCCTCTACTTCAACTGTCTGGTTTGTCCGTACAGGACCTTCAG GCTCTGTGCAAGGATCTGCATCATAAGATCGATGTCGTAGATGAAGAGCGCTACGACATTGATgccaaagtgacaaaaaattacAAGGAg ATTGAAAATCTGTCTCAGAAGATCTTTGAGCTGAAGGGTAAAATGAAGCGACCTTCTCTCAAGAGGGTGAAGATCTCAGCTGATGCCATGCTGGGAGCTCTGCTGGGCGCTAGAGTCAAAGAGTCTGTGGACTTTAAGGCCAACCTAAAGACtgtgaagaaagaggaggagaag AAAGAGGAGGTGACTGACTGGCGTAAAAACGTGGAGGCCATGTCTGGTATGGAGGGCAGGAAGAAGCTGTTTAATGCTGGGCAGTAG
- the LOC117949458 gene encoding troponin I, cardiac muscle-like isoform X2, translating to MSEGQKKSKISASRRLALKTKLLKTAAVMLEKEKEEKKLEREATLGERVPLLQLSGLSVQDLQALCKDLHHKIDVVDEERYDIDAKVTKNYKEIENLSQKIFELKGKMKRPSLKRVKISADAMLGALLGARVKESVDFKANLKTVKKEEEKKEEVTDWRKNVEAMSGMEGRKKLFNAGQ from the exons ATGTCTGAAGG ACAG aaaaagtcaaagaTCTCTGCATCTCGCAGACTGGCTCTCAAG ACCAAGCTACTGAAAACTGCAGCTGTGATGttagagaaggagaaggaggaaaagaagttGGAGAGAGAAGCCACTTTGGGTGAGAGAGTCCCTCTACTTCAACTGTCTGGTTTGTCCGTACAGGACCTTCAG GCTCTGTGCAAGGATCTGCATCATAAGATCGATGTCGTAGATGAAGAGCGCTACGACATTGATgccaaagtgacaaaaaattacAAGGAg ATTGAAAATCTGTCTCAGAAGATCTTTGAGCTGAAGGGTAAAATGAAGCGACCTTCTCTCAAGAGGGTGAAGATCTCAGCTGATGCCATGCTGGGAGCTCTGCTGGGCGCTAGAGTCAAAGAGTCTGTGGACTTTAAGGCCAACCTAAAGACtgtgaagaaagaggaggagaag AAAGAGGAGGTGACTGACTGGCGTAAAAACGTGGAGGCCATGTCTGGTATGGAGGGCAGGAAGAAGCTGTTTAATGCTGGGCAGTAG
- the LOC117949461 gene encoding troponin I, slow skeletal muscle-like isoform X1: protein MADQPKKSKISSSRRLGLKIRLLAVAAQMLQEETEQKKKEREAALAERVPPLNISGLSLQELQDLCKDLHHKIDVVDEEWYDIGLKVSKNDKEIENMKLKIIEIQSKFKKPTLKRVKISAEAMLSVLLGSKHSQSIDFKANLKTVKKEEEKKEEVTDWRKNVEAMSGMEGRKKLFDASGN, encoded by the exons ATGGCTGATCA ACCT aaaaaatcAAAGATCTCCTCCTCTCGAAGGCTGGGGTTGAAG ATAAGACTGTTGGCAGTCGCTGCACAGATGTTGCAGGAGGAGAcggagcagaagaagaaggagagagaagctGCTCTAGCAGAACGAGTTCCTCCTCTAAATATATCTGGTCTGTCTTTGCAAGAGCTTCAG GATCTTTGCAAAGACTTGCACCACAAGATTGATGTCGTAGATGAGGAGTGGTATGATATCGGCCTCAAGGTGTCCAAAAATGACAAGGAG ATTGAAAACATGAAGCTGAAGATCATTGAGATTCAGAGTAAGTTCAAGAAGCCGACCCTGAAGAGAGTGAAGATCTCGGCTGAAGCCATGCTGAGCGTTCTGCTGGGCTCCAAACACTCACAGTCCATCGACTTCAAGGCCAACCTCAAAACAGTcaagaaggaagaggaaaag AAGGAGGAAGTGACTGACTGGCGTAAGAATGTGGAGGCAATGTCTGGTATGGAGGGCAGGAAGAAGCTGTTTGACGCCTCCGGCAACTAA
- the LOC117949461 gene encoding troponin I, slow skeletal muscle-like isoform X2 — protein sequence MLQEETEQKKKEREAALAERVPPLNISGLSLQELQDLCKDLHHKIDVVDEEWYDIGLKVSKNDKEIENMKLKIIEIQSKFKKPTLKRVKISAEAMLSVLLGSKHSQSIDFKANLKTVKKEEEKKEEVTDWRKNVEAMSGMEGRKKLFDASGN from the exons ATGTTGCAGGAGGAGAcggagcagaagaagaaggagagagaagctGCTCTAGCAGAACGAGTTCCTCCTCTAAATATATCTGGTCTGTCTTTGCAAGAGCTTCAG GATCTTTGCAAAGACTTGCACCACAAGATTGATGTCGTAGATGAGGAGTGGTATGATATCGGCCTCAAGGTGTCCAAAAATGACAAGGAG ATTGAAAACATGAAGCTGAAGATCATTGAGATTCAGAGTAAGTTCAAGAAGCCGACCCTGAAGAGAGTGAAGATCTCGGCTGAAGCCATGCTGAGCGTTCTGCTGGGCTCCAAACACTCACAGTCCATCGACTTCAAGGCCAACCTCAAAACAGTcaagaaggaagaggaaaag AAGGAGGAAGTGACTGACTGGCGTAAGAATGTGGAGGCAATGTCTGGTATGGAGGGCAGGAAGAAGCTGTTTGACGCCTCCGGCAACTAA
- the LOC117949459 gene encoding troponin I, slow skeletal muscle-like: MSEGSSKPKPKITASRRLFLKTKLLKKAMTMLDNDKQVRKDERERTLSEKVPKLQMTGLSLQELQNLCKELHQKIDVVDEERYDIDSKVTKNSREIQDLSQKIFELKGKMKRPALKRVRVSADAMLGALLGSKVKESVDFKANLKTVKKEEEKKEEVTDWRKNVDAMSGMEGRKKLFNAGQ; the protein is encoded by the exons ATGTCTGAAGG GTCTTCG AAACCAAAGCCAAAGATCACAGCATCACGCAGACTGTTCCTGAAG ACCAAACTGCTAAAGAAGGCCATGACTATGCTGGACAATGACAAGCAAGTCAGAAAAGATGAACGAGAGAGAACCCTCTCTGAGAAAGTTCCAAAGCTGCAAATGACAGGCCTGTCTTTGCAAGAACTACAG AATCTTTGCAAAGAGCTACACCAGAAAATCGATGTGGTTGATGAAGAGCGGTACGACATTGATtctaaagtgacaaaaaatagtagGGAG ATACAAGACCTGTCTCAGAAGATCTTTGAGTTGAAGGGCAAGATGAAGAGACCGGCCCTGAAGAGGGTGAGGGTGTCTGCCGACGCCATGCTGGGAGCTCTGCTGGGCTCTAAGGTCAAAGAGTCTGTGGACTTCAAGGCCAACCTCAAGACtgtgaagaaagaggaggagaag aaagaggaagtgaCTGACTGGCGTAAGAACGTGGACGCCATGTCTGGTATGGAGGGCAGAAAGAAGCTGTTTAATGCTGGGCAGTAG
- the bpgm gene encoding bisphosphoglycerate mutase isoform X1, protein MVNTYDRTSYSWTEFKTQTGFLQLVLRMSKYKLFLLRHGEGAWNRENRFCSWVDQKLSEDGVKEAQDCGRLLKEQGYKFDLVFTSILSRSIQTAWLVLEAMGQEWVPVVKSWRLNERHYGSLIGLNRAEMALQHGEEKVKLWRRSYDITPPPIDESHPYFLEIYNDRRYTTCDVPKENLPRAESLKEVLDRLLPYWGSAVVPEIRKGRTVLISAHGNSCRALLKYLEGISDKDIASVTLPTGIPVLLELDENLKPVKPRQLLGDQAKIQAAIKKVEDQGKATPST, encoded by the exons ATGGTCAACACTTACGACAGAACTAGCTACTCTTGGACCGAATTTAAAACCCAAACAGG GTTTCTGCAGCTGGTGCTTCGGATGTCCAAGTACAAACTTTTTCTGCTGAGGCATGGGGAGGGAGCCTGGAACAGAGAGAACCGTTTCTGTAGCTGGGTTGACCAGAAGCTAAGCGAGGATGGGGTGAAGGAGGCCCAAGACTGTGGTAGGCTCCTAAAGGAGCAGGGCTACAAGTTTGATTTAGTATTCACCTCCATACTCAGTCGCTCCATCCAGACAGCATGGCTGGTGCTGGAGGCTATGGGTCAGGAGTGGGTCCCCGTGGTCAAGTCCTGGAGACTGAACGAGCGCCACTATGGTTCCCTGATTGGCCTTAACCGGGCGGAGATGGCTCTACAACACGGAGAGGAAAAGGTGAAGTTGTGGAGAAGGAGCTATGATATCACTCCACCTCCGATTGATGAATCCCACCCGTACTTCCTGGAAATCTACAATGACCGCAGATACACCACTTGTGACGTACCAAAGGAGAACCTTCCCCGAGCAGAAAGCCTAAAGGAGGTGTTGGACAGACTGCTGCCCTACTGGGGCAGCGCTGTGGTGCCAGAGATAAGGAAAGGCAGGACTGTGCTGATTTCTGCTCACGGAAACAGCTGCAGGGCTCTGCTGAAATACCTGGAAG GTATATCGGATAAGGATATTGCCAGTGTGACTTTACCCACAGGGATACCTGTGCTGCTTGAGCTGGATGAAAACCTCAAGCCTGTGAAACCTCGACAACTCTTGGGAGACCAGGCAAAGATTCAGGCAGCAATTAAAAAGGTGGAGGACCAGGGAAAAGCCACACCATCAACTTGA
- the bpgm gene encoding bisphosphoglycerate mutase isoform X2, with protein sequence MSKYKLFLLRHGEGAWNRENRFCSWVDQKLSEDGVKEAQDCGRLLKEQGYKFDLVFTSILSRSIQTAWLVLEAMGQEWVPVVKSWRLNERHYGSLIGLNRAEMALQHGEEKVKLWRRSYDITPPPIDESHPYFLEIYNDRRYTTCDVPKENLPRAESLKEVLDRLLPYWGSAVVPEIRKGRTVLISAHGNSCRALLKYLEGISDKDIASVTLPTGIPVLLELDENLKPVKPRQLLGDQAKIQAAIKKVEDQGKATPST encoded by the exons ATGTCCAAGTACAAACTTTTTCTGCTGAGGCATGGGGAGGGAGCCTGGAACAGAGAGAACCGTTTCTGTAGCTGGGTTGACCAGAAGCTAAGCGAGGATGGGGTGAAGGAGGCCCAAGACTGTGGTAGGCTCCTAAAGGAGCAGGGCTACAAGTTTGATTTAGTATTCACCTCCATACTCAGTCGCTCCATCCAGACAGCATGGCTGGTGCTGGAGGCTATGGGTCAGGAGTGGGTCCCCGTGGTCAAGTCCTGGAGACTGAACGAGCGCCACTATGGTTCCCTGATTGGCCTTAACCGGGCGGAGATGGCTCTACAACACGGAGAGGAAAAGGTGAAGTTGTGGAGAAGGAGCTATGATATCACTCCACCTCCGATTGATGAATCCCACCCGTACTTCCTGGAAATCTACAATGACCGCAGATACACCACTTGTGACGTACCAAAGGAGAACCTTCCCCGAGCAGAAAGCCTAAAGGAGGTGTTGGACAGACTGCTGCCCTACTGGGGCAGCGCTGTGGTGCCAGAGATAAGGAAAGGCAGGACTGTGCTGATTTCTGCTCACGGAAACAGCTGCAGGGCTCTGCTGAAATACCTGGAAG GTATATCGGATAAGGATATTGCCAGTGTGACTTTACCCACAGGGATACCTGTGCTGCTTGAGCTGGATGAAAACCTCAAGCCTGTGAAACCTCGACAACTCTTGGGAGACCAGGCAAAGATTCAGGCAGCAATTAAAAAGGTGGAGGACCAGGGAAAAGCCACACCATCAACTTGA